From Melitaea cinxia chromosome 3, ilMelCinx1.1, whole genome shotgun sequence, one genomic window encodes:
- the LOC123669315 gene encoding NADH dehydrogenase [ubiquinone] flavoprotein 1, mitochondrial: MAGALARIIQGSKSHLGIIGPLATINNGSVRFQQTESTKTKFGPLADSDRIFTNLYGRHDWRLKGALRRGDWYMTKEIMLKGTDWIVNELKTSGLRGRGGAGFPTGMKWSFMNKPSDGRPKYLVVNADEGEPGTCKDREIMRHDPHKLVEGCLIAGKAMGAQAAYIYIRGEFYNEASNLQVAIAEAYQAGLIGKNACGSGYDFDVFVHRGAGAYICGEETALIESIEGKQGKPRLKPPFPADVGLFGCPTTVNNVETIAVAPTICRRGGKWFASFGRPRNSGTKLFNISGHVNTPCTVEEEMSIPLKELIERHAGGVTGGWDNLLAIIPGGSSTPLIPKDVCETVLMDFDGLVAAQTSLGTAAIIVMDKSTDIVKAIARLIMFYKHESCGQCTPCREGVSWMNKIIYRFVDGNASPKEIDMLWEISKQIEGHTICALGDGAAWPVQGLIRHFRPELERRMAEYAAQNGPSQAERLY, translated from the exons atggctGGTGCGCTGGCGAGGATTATTCAAGGGTCTAAGAGCCATTTAG GCATAATCGGACCTTTGGCTACTATCAACAATGGTTCAGTGCGTTTCCAACAGACTGAAAGCACCAAAACGAAATTTGGACCACTTGCGGACAGTGACAGAATTTTCACAAATTTGTATGGGCGACATGATTGGCGACTAAAAGGAGCCTTACGTCGCGGAGACTGGTATATGACCAAGGAAATCATGCTCAAAGGAACAGATTGGATTGTCA ATGAACTCAAAACATCTGGGCTCCGTGGTCGTGGAGGTGCCGGTTTTCCAACCGGTATGAAGTGGTCTTTCATGAACAAACCTTCTGATGGTAGACCTAAATACTTAGTAGTAAATGCTGATGAAGGAGAGCCAGGTACTTGCAAAGATAGGGAAATAATGCGTCATGACCCTCACAAGCTAGTCGAGGGTTGTTTGATTGCTGGAAAGGCTATGGGCGCTCAAGCGGCCTACATTTATATCAGAGGAGAGTTTTACAATGAAGCCAGTAATCTGCAAGTTGCAATTGCtgaa GCTTACCAAGCGGGTTTGATTGGTAAAAACGCCTGTGGTTCGGGCTACGACTTTGATGTTTTCGTCCACCGTGGGGCTGGTGCTTATATCTGTGGAGAGGAAACTGCTCTCATCGAGTCCATTGAAGGCAAGCAGGGAAAGCCACGACTAAAGCCTCCATTCCCAGCTGATGTTGGTCTATTTGGATGCCCCACTACTGTCAACAATGTAGAGACTATAGCGGTTGCACCC ACAATCTGCCGTCGCGGTGGCAAGTGGTTTGCATCGTTCGGTCGTCCACGTAACAGCGGTACCAAGCTGTTCAACATCTCGGGGCACGTGAACACCCCCTGCACCGTGGAGGAGGAGATGAGCATCCCCCTCAAGGAGCTAATAGAGAGACACGCTGGTGGTGTCACGGGGGGATGGGATAACTTGCTGGCTATCATCCCTGGAGGATCTTCTACTCCGCTCATCCCAAAGGA TGTCTGTGAAACAGTTCTTATGGATTTTGATGGTCTGGTTGCTGCTCAAACGTCTCTAGGCACAGCGGCCATCATAGTTATGGATAAGTCTACTGACATAGTGAAAGCGATCGCTCGTCTCATTATGTTTTACAAGCACGAGTCATGTGGACAGTGTACGCCTTGCAGGGAGGGTGTCTCGTGGATGAATAAGATTATATACAG ATTCGTCGATGGCAACGCATCGCCTAAGGAAATTGACATGTTGTGGGAGATCTCAAAACAAATTGAag GGCATACTATCTGCGCTTTGGGTGATGGTGCCGCTTGGCCAGTCCAAGGTCTCATAAGGCATTTCCGACCTGAGCTTGAACGTCGTATGGCAGAGTATGCCGCACAAAACGGTCCGAGCCAAGCCGAGCGACTCTACTAG
- the LOC123669317 gene encoding beta-lactamase-like protein 2 homolog has product MAAVIPAVTKLSSRIIRILGCNPGPMTLQGTNTYLIGTGKNRILLDTGDKDVSEYQKNLSEVVKAEQINIEHIVVTHWHHDHIGGVENLYGTIAKQPTIWKHRRDPSDAPDNELPSNLPLNWLTDGQEIKVQGATVKIHHTPGHTTDHVVITLIEENILFSGDCILGEGTAVFEDLYTYMKSLNTILEFKPKVIYPGHGNIIDNPIEKIEYYIAHRNQREEQILDVLKKNKEKKFNEMDLVKIIYIETPDHLWPAAAYNVSHHLKKLTKENKITCFNVDGENKWQYVGSQSNL; this is encoded by the exons ATGGCAGCTGTGATACCAGCGGTGACAAAATTATCAAGCCGAATAATAAGAATTCTTGGCTGTAACCCTGGTCCTATGACTCTGCAAGGTACCAATACTTATTTAATTGGAACCGGAAAAAA tcGCATTTTGCTAGATACTGGTGACAAAGATGTGTCAGAGTATCAGAAGAACCTTTCAGAAGTGGTAAAAGCAGAACAAATTAACATAGAACATATTGTAGTTACACATTGGCATCATGACCATATTGGTGGGGTAGAGAACTTGTACGGAACTATTGCAA aaCAACCTACAATTTGGAAACATAGAAGAGACCCCAGTGATGCCCCAGATAATGAACTACCAAGTAATTTGCCTTTAAATTGGTTGACTGATGGCCAAGAGATCAAAGTCCAAGGCGCTACAGTAAAAATCCACCATACACCAGGACACACTACCGATCATGTGGTCATTACTTtaatagaagaaaatattttatttagcgGTGATTGTATATTGGGCGAGGGGACAGCAGTGTTTGAagatttatatacttatatgaaaagtttaaatacaatattggAATTTAAACCGAAAGTTATATATCCGGGACATGGCAACATTATTGac AATCCGATAGAGAAAATAGAATACTATATAGCTCATCGAAACCAAAGGGAAGAACAGATACTTGatgtattaaagaaaaataaggaAAAGAAGTTTAATGAAATggatttagttaaaataatatacatagaaacaCCAGATCACTTATGGCCGGCAGCGGCATATAACGTGAGCCATCACTTGAAAAAGTTGACGAAGGAGAATAAAATCACATGCTTTAATGTGGATGGTGAAAATAAGTGGCAGTATGTCGGTTCTCAGAGTAacctataa